The window TGGCCGAAGGCCGGCAGATCGAAGCGCGAGACCTGGGCCTGATCAGCCAGCATGTCATTGCCGCGCCGATGGGCACGCTGGAAAATTACAAGCACCGGGCAGAGCGCCAGGCCCTGTGCGATGTGCTTAACCGCCACAGCGATAATCTGAGCATCGCCGCCAAGGTGCTGGGGATCTCCAGGCCTACCTTCTACCGGTTGTTGCACAAGCATCAGATACGTTGAGCGATTGCAGGATCAACAAAAAACCCGCTGAAAAAGCGGGTTTTTTGTGGGTGCCGAATCAGAAGTAATACGGGAATTTCAGGCTGAAGGAAAAGTCTGGCGAGTCGTCGGTCAGGCCGATGGCCAGGTTGGGAACGATCGTGAGGTTATCGGTTGCTGCCAGCGTCATGCCGATGTTGAAGTTGGCCGAGTTGTAATCACTGTTGGTAATCGATTGCCAATCGCCACCGTCCGGCTTGATCTTGCTCTTGCGGGCGAACTGGTCGGTGAACGAGAACGACATGCTCATCTTCTCGTTCAAGGCGAAAGCGATGCCGGCGCCGACCTGCCAGGAATTGCCCAGTTTCACGTCACCGGGCACCTTGGAGTTGACCTGAGGGCTGATGTCGCTGAAAGAGTCTTCAATGTTGTAGGTGTAGGACAGGCTGCCAAACAGCACGGCCGGGTCGAAGGTCTTGACCAGCGAGATACCCGGGGTGATCGCCCAGACACCATTGCCGGTAGGCAGGTCTTCGGGTACTGCGAGGTTATCGTTGCCCGGGACCTCAACCAGTTTGATGCCGTAAGGGTCATCCCCGGTCGGCGCCTTGACGCGCAGTGTCATCACCGCGTCGGGCAGGTTGGCCGATTCATCCAGGAACTTGTAGGCAACGCCAACGTTAACATCGCCGATCGCCGGGTCGCGGGTAACCGTCGCGTCTGAAACCCCGTTGGCGGCGCCACCAGCGCCGCCGGAGGAATACGTGGTTTCGCGATAGACCACGGGGACGTTAATGTCGAACTGCCAGCGTTGTCCCGTGTTGTAGCGGGCGGTCAGGTCCAGGGTCCAGTTATCCGCCTTGATACGGTCGAGGTTGATGTTGCCGAGGAAGATCGAGTCCAGTGCCAGGAAGCCGTTGAGTACCAATGCACGGGTATCGTAGTGCGTGTAGGTCACGCCGGTTTCGAAACTGAATTTGCCGCCACCGAAGAAGCCGCTGGCTTCGTCGTACAGGTTGGAAACGCTTTGCGCAGGCTCCGAATCATCCTTGAGCGACTGGCCATATGAACTGCCTGTGGTTCCCGGCGCACCAGCGGCCAGCGTCTGGCCACCCTTTGGCGTTTCGGCGGGGGATTTGGTCAGGCGTTTGGGAGCAGGTGTTGCAGGTGTTTCTTCGACTTGGCGAACGCGTTGCTCGAGTACCATCAATGCGTTCTGCTGTGCTTCGTAACGCTGTTTCAACTCCATGAGTTCTTGTTTTAATAATTCGACCTGGGGGTCCGGTGCTGCGTATAGCAGTGTCGCCGGGGCCAGGCTACTCAAACAAACGATAGCTCTGAACGTAAACGATCGGTGCATGGGTTAGCCGTCCCTTCTGACTTCATCTGATGAGACTGAGCGTAGATCAGAATCCCTGGGTGCGAAGACCTTTGAGCTGGTCCAGATTGCCGTTCAGCGAGCCGGCTGTCGCCACGTTGTCACGCAGCACGACATTGAGGGACGTGAGGTTTCGGACCTGGTTATCAGCGCCGAGCAAAGTCGTGTTCTGCATCAGCCCACCCTGGCCCAGGCGTTGTACCGTATTGCCCTGGTTGTTGTTGGCCACGATGTTGAGTTGCATACCCGTACCGGTCGAAGAAACGCTCAGCGAGCCCGCGCCATTGGCGTCGGCCAGCGTCGAGCCTGCGGCTAATGCCTGACCCTGCTGTTGCGTTGTTGGCGCCTGATTAGACCTTGTGACGTTGATATCAACGTTGTTGTAGGCAGTGTTGTGGTCGCCGGCAGCACGTACGACTTGAGTGACGCCTTCGGTGGTATTGAGGCCGCCGCCGCCGGTCACGGTGCCGGTGCCTTGCGAGCTCGCTGAGCCATAACCTTTTTCATTGATTATCGACACATAGAATTGTGGCTTGATGGTCGATTGTTGAATTTGCATCGAGGACGTTGCCCCGATCACTTCACCGTTGGCATTTTGCCAAGTACTGGTCATGACGATGCCGAAACTGATGATCCGCCCCGGCATGACATAGCGGCCGCGCAGGGATGCCAATTCGTGATCGTTGAGTTCAATGGGTTTGAGCGTTTGTGCCTGGGTCGGCAGGCTGGCGGCCAGGCAAACCACGGCCAGCCAGATCGGAGTCTTCATTGGAATGCTCCCGGAGCGTCGTGCTCCCTTGTTATTAGAAGAAGTCGCTTTGGATGAATCCGAAGTCCATCAACTCTGCGTCTTGCACCGGGCTGAAGGTGTTGATGCGGTTCTTGGCGGTCAGGGGCAGGGGTGGGTCGAGCAGTGCATTGGTTTTGTCGTAGCCCTGGCCGATGACGGCAAAGATGATGCCGTTCCAGCCTTTTACAAAGTCTTCGACTTTGTAACGTTTATGACCGAGTACCGGATCTCCGATGTATACCCAGCCGTTATGAACCCGTTGCATGACTACAAAATGTTTGTAGCCACGGATATCCATGAGTACCACGACCGGAATTTTGATTTCGCTCAACGTTTCCGTCGCTACCCGGTAACCACGGGCCCGCATGCCGAGACTTTCCACGTAACGCTTCATGTCGAGCATGGAGAAGCCCTGGACGCGGACAAGATCCTGATCGGAGTGTGCCAACATGCCTTCGATGATTTGTTCTTCGTCTACATCCAGCCAATAGGCCTGGCGCAATATCGTCGCCAGCGCCGCTGCGCCGCAACTGAAGTCGGTTTTCTGCTGTACCAGGTCGGAAAACTTGCGCTCACGAATGCTTTGGATCGGCTTATATACCAACCCGCCACCCGGCAGGACGGAAAGCGGCAGTTGTGCAGCCTCGATAACACTGGCCACGCAAAGCAGGAACGCCAAGGCGATAATGCGCATAGCGGGATGCCTTCTGGTGGTGTTGAAAAAGGCCCCCGTAAGGGGGCCTCCAGAGACAGCAGTTAGAACGATTGGTTGGAGATGGCCAGCGAGTTGCTTTGCTGGTTGCCCACACCGGCAGCTACGTTGACGCCCAGGTTGCCACTGCCACCATTCACCGAACCGCT of the Pseudomonas frederiksbergensis genome contains:
- a CDS encoding C39 family peptidase, whose protein sequence is MRIIALAFLLCVASVIEAAQLPLSVLPGGGLVYKPIQSIRERKFSDLVQQKTDFSCGAAALATILRQAYWLDVDEEQIIEGMLAHSDQDLVRVQGFSMLDMKRYVESLGMRARGYRVATETLSEIKIPVVVLMDIRGYKHFVVMQRVHNGWVYIGDPVLGHKRYKVEDFVKGWNGIIFAVIGQGYDKTNALLDPPLPLTAKNRINTFSPVQDAELMDFGFIQSDFF